A region of [Bacteroides] pectinophilus DNA encodes the following proteins:
- the aspS gene encoding aspartate--tRNA ligase, with translation MSDLYRSKTMNQVSENDIGKEMKLAGWVENIRDHGGVSFVDLRDMYGVVQVVFRDTQLLKGIRKEQCISVAGVIMQRDEETYNPKIATGTVELEAHEVNILGKVYRDLPFEVPTSKEIREDVRLKYRYLDLRNQKVKDNILFRSNVITYLRQKMNDMGFVEIQTPILCASSPEGARDYIVPSRVHKGKFYALPQAPQQFKQLLMASGFDKYFQIAPCFRDEDARADRSPGEFYQLDFEMSFATQEDVFAVGEEVLTSTFEKFAPEGYEVTKAPFPIISYKQAMLEFGSDKPDLRNPLRIIDVTEFFQRCTFKPFHGKTVRALKVHANLSKGFHEKLLKFAQSIGMKGLGYLEVNEDMSYKGPIDKFIPDDMKAELAQQAGLVSGDVIFFIADTEEAASKYAGQIRNELGARLDLIEKNAYRFCYVNDFPMYELDEETKQIGFTHNPFSMPQGGLEALNTKNPLDILAYQYDIVCNGIELSSGAVRNHDIDIMVKAFEIAGYDEETLKAKFGALYNAFQFGAPPHAGMAPGVDRMIMLLRNEENIREVIAFPMNSTAQDLMTGAPNEVSEKQLREAHIKVRD, from the coding sequence ATGTCAGACTTATATCGCAGTAAGACCATGAATCAGGTAAGTGAGAATGATATCGGCAAGGAGATGAAGCTTGCTGGCTGGGTCGAGAATATACGTGACCACGGCGGAGTTTCATTTGTTGATTTGCGTGATATGTATGGTGTTGTCCAGGTTGTATTCAGAGATACACAGCTTCTTAAAGGAATCAGAAAAGAGCAGTGTATCAGCGTTGCAGGTGTAATAATGCAGCGAGATGAGGAGACCTATAACCCTAAGATTGCAACGGGTACAGTAGAGCTTGAAGCTCATGAAGTTAATATTCTTGGCAAGGTATACAGAGACCTTCCGTTTGAGGTTCCTACATCCAAGGAAATCAGAGAGGATGTAAGGCTTAAGTATCGTTATCTTGATCTTAGGAATCAGAAGGTTAAGGATAATATTCTTTTCCGTTCCAATGTAATCACATACCTCAGACAGAAGATGAATGATATGGGATTTGTAGAGATACAGACTCCAATTCTTTGCGCATCATCACCTGAGGGTGCAAGAGACTACATTGTGCCTTCACGTGTCCATAAGGGCAAGTTCTATGCGCTTCCACAGGCTCCGCAGCAGTTCAAGCAGCTCCTTATGGCATCAGGCTTTGATAAATATTTCCAGATCGCACCATGTTTCAGAGATGAGGATGCAAGAGCTGACCGTTCACCGGGTGAGTTTTATCAGCTTGACTTTGAGATGAGTTTTGCCACACAGGAAGATGTATTTGCAGTAGGTGAAGAGGTTCTCACATCAACATTTGAAAAGTTTGCACCTGAAGGATATGAAGTTACCAAGGCTCCATTCCCAATCATAAGCTATAAGCAGGCTATGCTTGAGTTCGGTTCTGATAAGCCTGACCTTCGTAACCCGCTTAGGATAATCGATGTTACTGAATTCTTCCAGAGATGTACATTCAAGCCTTTCCATGGCAAGACTGTAAGAGCACTTAAGGTTCATGCTAACCTTTCTAAGGGATTCCATGAGAAACTTCTTAAGTTCGCCCAGTCAATCGGTATGAAAGGACTTGGATACCTCGAGGTTAATGAGGATATGTCATACAAGGGACCTATCGATAAGTTTATCCCTGACGATATGAAGGCTGAACTTGCACAGCAGGCCGGTCTTGTAAGCGGAGATGTTATCTTTTTCATTGCTGATACGGAAGAAGCTGCTTCAAAGTATGCTGGCCAGATTCGTAATGAACTCGGTGCAAGACTTGACCTTATTGAGAAGAATGCATACCGTTTCTGCTATGTTAATGACTTCCCAATGTATGAGCTCGACGAGGAGACTAAGCAGATTGGATTCACACATAATCCGTTCTCAATGCCACAGGGCGGTCTTGAAGCACTTAACACAAAGAATCCTCTTGATATTCTTGCATACCAGTATGATATCGTATGTAACGGAATTGAGCTCTCATCAGGTGCTGTAAGAAATCACGATATTGACATCATGGTTAAGGCATTTGAGATTGCAGGATATGATGAGGAGACTCTTAAGGCTAAGTTCGGGGCGCTCTACAATGCATTCCAGTTCGGAGCACCGCCGCATGCAGGTATGGCTCCGGGTGTTGACCGTATGATTATGCTTCTTCGCAATGAAGAGAATATCAGAGAGGTTATTGCATTCCCAATGAACAGTACTGCACAGGATCTTATGACAGGCGCACCTAACGAAGTATCTGAGAAACAGCTTCGTGAAGCACACATTAAGGTAAGAGACTAA
- a CDS encoding Ig-like domain-containing protein: MNKINVRKLKHMLNKYKKAAIFVAMLAVVGIGIGVAHVLAVSVAIKCANLELSKNGFYNIGDEGNKYTFNAEVSGLTVGGDVTKDQFSWDTDRSTLISVVPDTSSNMKFQADVTAKAAGFANVNVTFTPKDGSATQTASQGVYVPLKSTLKESTSGAATNDNNIYSAGTTFTLTSSNVAESNALRVVVYRYDGTELINTNGLGTDVVVSTVDYKTISITINKSGVYKIQACTDDYLKNTDAQKVDRLMNEYQINTKVLFQEGTPAAAEGNFLTINKTTDGKKYCVIPDINSSYALMTNASSNGTPKQYGIRWNSYNTDTATLVDPDKSVYNMIKGKYAGISKITAGLSSTDVSGSNFFKANSTDDCYAVVPFVWGMEGFTTTNGVADKTVTMNVNDSYTLTTSGKPSAVTWGLTDTSSANVTNGVFSASKEGDYVVYATLAQSQFVGDSPELVSLMGKQTIQITIHVIDSFGISEDKHTLYVGDSFVLKAVTTDPDTPVTFTYKNLPPVTGGDVPKDKLVSLTDYKEEGSNVVTGTTIKGLKAGIVEITATQVVNNVTKTATCIVYVIDKPIEVTSLAIDPSSIQIDKGSNAILNVVFNKNASTPENMNVFWSSSDTDIVTVEGNGNLHTATITGKKGGTAVVMVVSQDGLYSATCTVSVREPVTGVTLNETSITASLSQKQFQLVPTVLPAGDGVNRNVTWSSTDPSVLTVDKNGLVTYKGTGYASVICTTDDGGYQAFCNFYVNIPVESLKLDYTDEIMSIGGQLRITAEVLPLNASQRTVSWESSDTSVCTVDTNGLVKATGVGFATILCKTIDGSDLTAMCKIYVKQPVTSVVLNTKEIEVRKGTVFWLNATCLPENADNKLCAWTTSDKDVCTVDNDGKVTAVGSGTCNIVVTNVDTGISDYCVVTVTQPVTGITLNSDYQSMWVGSKYAIIPNVQPVDADNKKVTYQSSDTSVATVDADGVVTAVKGGTCVIIVTTDELQLKASVTIDVKEYVSSIKLSENNKYLNIGATGTLTATVGSDTATNKAIVWSSSNSGVCAVVDGTLYGMYPGVAVITATAADGSGVSDTCIVNVVNPVTSVSIEPEEVRILVGDYYKLKANVEPADATVQELRWESSDESIATVDSDGEVLGIAVGKCRITAYSTDGNEVKGSCSVYVSPVVKISSLKINSSEITMLVGKTRKLSSYVTPTNTTESVNWYSTDTSIVAVDSEGTITTVGPGIADVVVYGGTTNVSTACKVHALALSKTSINLGQYDIFDLAVDGSDGFQVAWRTSNPRVATVDNTGHVVARMRGTTTITATVDNKTLTCVVNVGALY; this comes from the coding sequence ATGAACAAGATTAACGTAAGAAAGTTAAAGCACATGCTTAATAAGTACAAAAAAGCAGCAATTTTTGTTGCGATGCTTGCTGTAGTGGGGATAGGCATCGGCGTTGCGCATGTCCTTGCCGTATCGGTAGCAATTAAATGTGCGAATCTGGAACTCAGTAAGAATGGTTTCTACAATATTGGTGATGAAGGCAATAAGTACACATTCAATGCTGAAGTATCAGGCCTTACGGTTGGCGGTGATGTTACAAAGGACCAGTTCTCATGGGACACTGACAGATCAACTCTTATATCTGTTGTCCCTGATACATCATCTAACATGAAGTTCCAGGCTGACGTAACAGCAAAGGCTGCCGGTTTTGCCAATGTTAATGTGACATTTACTCCAAAAGATGGTTCTGCCACACAGACTGCATCACAGGGTGTGTATGTACCACTTAAGTCAACTCTTAAGGAATCGACAAGCGGCGCTGCAACTAATGATAATAATATATACAGTGCCGGAACGACATTTACCCTTACAAGCAGTAATGTTGCTGAATCCAATGCTTTACGCGTTGTTGTTTACAGATATGACGGAACTGAACTTATTAATACTAATGGTCTTGGTACCGATGTTGTTGTATCAACAGTTGACTATAAGACAATATCAATTACTATTAATAAGTCAGGTGTATATAAGATTCAGGCATGTACGGATGACTACCTTAAGAATACTGATGCACAGAAGGTCGACAGACTTATGAATGAGTATCAGATTAATACTAAGGTATTGTTCCAGGAAGGAACACCAGCAGCTGCAGAGGGTAACTTCCTTACAATTAATAAGACAACAGATGGTAAGAAGTATTGCGTAATACCTGATATCAATTCTTCATATGCCCTTATGACGAACGCTTCATCTAACGGTACTCCTAAGCAGTACGGTATCAGATGGAATTCATATAATACAGACACTGCAACTCTTGTTGATCCGGACAAGAGTGTATACAACATGATTAAAGGTAAGTATGCAGGTATCTCTAAGATTACAGCCGGTCTTTCATCAACTGACGTAAGCGGTTCCAATTTCTTTAAGGCTAACTCGACGGATGACTGTTATGCTGTTGTGCCTTTTGTATGGGGGATGGAAGGCTTTACGACAACAAATGGTGTTGCGGACAAGACTGTAACAATGAATGTCAATGATTCGTATACACTTACTACATCCGGTAAGCCTTCAGCAGTTACATGGGGACTTACAGATACAAGTTCGGCTAACGTAACTAATGGTGTATTCTCTGCTTCCAAGGAAGGTGATTACGTTGTATATGCAACACTCGCCCAGAGCCAGTTTGTCGGCGACAGCCCGGAGCTTGTCAGCCTTATGGGTAAGCAGACTATACAGATTACAATACATGTAATTGATTCATTTGGAATAAGTGAAGACAAGCATACTCTTTATGTCGGAGACAGTTTTGTACTTAAGGCAGTTACAACTGATCCTGACACTCCTGTAACATTTACATATAAGAATCTTCCTCCTGTAACAGGCGGAGATGTTCCTAAGGACAAGCTTGTTTCACTTACTGATTATAAGGAAGAAGGTTCTAATGTAGTTACCGGAACAACCATAAAAGGTTTAAAAGCAGGTATTGTTGAGATAACAGCAACACAGGTTGTCAATAATGTTACTAAGACAGCAACGTGTATCGTGTATGTAATTGATAAGCCTATCGAAGTAACATCTCTGGCAATTGACCCATCATCAATTCAGATTGACAAGGGTTCTAATGCAATTCTTAATGTAGTATTCAACAAGAATGCATCAACTCCTGAGAATATGAATGTATTCTGGAGCTCATCAGATACAGATATTGTTACTGTAGAGGGCAATGGCAATCTGCATACAGCTACAATCACCGGTAAAAAAGGTGGTACGGCAGTAGTCATGGTAGTCAGTCAGGACGGACTTTACAGTGCGACATGTACCGTAAGTGTACGTGAACCTGTAACCGGAGTTACTCTTAATGAGACTTCGATAACTGCATCTTTATCACAGAAGCAGTTCCAGCTCGTTCCTACAGTACTTCCTGCAGGTGATGGAGTTAACCGTAATGTAACATGGTCATCAACAGACCCATCTGTACTTACAGTTGATAAGAATGGTCTTGTAACATATAAGGGAACCGGATATGCATCTGTAATATGTACAACAGATGATGGCGGATATCAGGCATTCTGTAACTTCTATGTCAATATACCGGTCGAATCTCTTAAGCTCGACTATACTGATGAGATAATGTCAATAGGTGGTCAGTTAAGAATTACAGCTGAGGTTCTTCCTCTTAACGCATCACAGAGGACGGTATCATGGGAGTCATCCGATACTTCTGTATGTACCGTAGATACTAACGGTCTTGTCAAAGCGACAGGTGTCGGCTTTGCGACAATTCTCTGTAAGACAATTGATGGCAGTGACCTTACTGCTATGTGTAAGATATATGTAAAGCAGCCTGTAACATCGGTAGTACTTAACACTAAGGAGATAGAAGTACGTAAGGGAACAGTATTCTGGCTTAATGCCACATGCCTTCCTGAAAACGCCGATAATAAGCTCTGTGCATGGACAACAAGTGATAAGGACGTATGTACCGTAGATAATGATGGCAAGGTTACAGCTGTTGGAAGCGGTACATGTAACATTGTTGTTACGAATGTAGATACAGGTATTTCCGACTACTGTGTTGTAACAGTAACGCAGCCTGTAACAGGCATTACACTTAATTCAGACTACCAGTCAATGTGGGTTGGTTCTAAGTATGCGATTATACCTAATGTGCAGCCTGTTGACGCAGACAACAAGAAAGTAACATATCAGTCAAGTGATACTTCTGTTGCAACTGTTGATGCGGATGGAGTTGTAACAGCCGTTAAGGGTGGTACATGTGTAATTATAGTTACTACAGACGAGCTCCAGCTCAAGGCAAGCGTAACAATTGATGTAAAGGAATATGTTTCATCTATCAAGCTGAGTGAGAATAATAAGTATCTGAACATTGGTGCAACAGGAACACTTACGGCAACCGTAGGCTCAGATACCGCAACTAACAAGGCAATTGTATGGAGCTCATCTAATTCAGGTGTATGTGCTGTAGTTGATGGCACACTTTACGGAATGTATCCGGGTGTTGCGGTTATTACAGCAACCGCAGCAGATGGAAGCGGTGTTTCTGATACATGTATTGTCAATGTTGTTAATCCTGTAACATCTGTATCCATCGAACCTGAAGAGGTACGAATACTTGTTGGCGATTATTATAAGCTTAAAGCTAACGTAGAACCTGCGGATGCTACTGTACAGGAACTCAGATGGGAATCATCTGACGAATCAATTGCCACAGTAGATTCAGATGGTGAGGTGTTAGGTATAGCTGTTGGTAAGTGTAGGATTACTGCATATTCAACAGATGGTAATGAAGTTAAGGGTTCATGTTCAGTATATGTATCTCCTGTAGTTAAGATTAGTTCCCTTAAGATTAACTCAAGTGAGATAACAATGCTCGTTGGTAAGACACGTAAGCTCAGTTCTTATGTAACACCGACTAACACTACGGAATCTGTTAACTGGTACTCAACCGATACATCTATAGTAGCTGTCGATTCTGAAGGAACAATAACAACAGTGGGACCTGGTATTGCTGATGTTGTAGTATATGGCGGTACAACGAATGTGTCTACAGCATGTAAGGTTCATGCACTTGCACTCAGCAAGACAAGCATTAACCTTGGTCAATATGATATATTCGATCTCGCGGTTGATGGTTCTGATGGTTTCCAGGTAGCATGGAGAACATCTAATCCAAGAGTAGCAACTGTTGATAATACCGGTCATGTAGTTGCACGAATGAGAGGTACAACTACAATTACTGCAACTGTAGATAATAAGACGCTTACATGTGTTGTTAATGTAGGGGCATTATATTAA
- a CDS encoding chitobiase/beta-hexosaminidase C-terminal domain-containing protein, with amino-acid sequence MNNDDRFNSSDELDEEIAKSVEKLVDEETSVARAFVNRDAGSSVNTDIYTNNNHDIAGNPDNDVLGRTQMIPDIGKTQVIPDVTKTQIIPDIKDAAKYQSDGNTRNSRSTRNIPDRNTPPKPESPKHNDKKNNKTAIMLVSGIVGAAIIVFLIIALVINSNKKNSYEYNYSTGLSFYNAGNYSDALTYWEKASKDAQGRKNIELKLKMYECYIAAGKRDQAVDILKDVLSYDKYNQKALTSLAQYYVNQKDGTALTELLRKYKGTDGEKHLKEYEVSMPSASEASGKYDKVLELELKSENSYKIYYTTDGLAVTTKSTEYTQPVRIESGKTTVKAVAVDNIGTMSYELELKFDVDYKGPDAPAVTPVTGTYDAGTRIEITNIPDGASAYYTLDGKTPTRDSTLYTEAVSMPEGNTVFSAIIIDQYNMSSSVTKRNYNVGVSTKYTFDEAVDRLKVAMTARHDLNKDGTSADGGQAKFTYYKKTSIANVEMYITFYDIVKNGVTTRQTYYFGIDVATGKCYKVYDQNGTLIATEY; translated from the coding sequence ATGAACAACGACGACAGATTCAACAGCAGCGATGAATTGGATGAAGAAATTGCAAAATCAGTCGAAAAGCTTGTAGATGAGGAGACAAGTGTTGCCAGAGCCTTCGTGAATCGTGATGCGGGCAGCTCGGTCAATACAGATATATATACTAATAATAATCATGATATTGCAGGGAATCCGGACAATGATGTTCTTGGCAGGACACAGATGATTCCTGATATTGGTAAGACGCAGGTTATTCCTGATGTAACGAAGACACAGATTATACCTGATATAAAGGATGCAGCTAAGTATCAGTCAGACGGGAATACCCGGAATAGCAGAAGTACCAGGAACATCCCTGACAGGAATACTCCACCAAAGCCTGAATCTCCAAAGCATAATGATAAAAAGAATAATAAGACTGCAATAATGCTTGTATCAGGAATTGTTGGAGCAGCAATTATAGTTTTTCTCATTATTGCACTTGTCATTAACAGTAATAAGAAGAATTCATATGAATATAATTATTCAACAGGGCTCTCTTTTTATAATGCCGGTAATTATTCCGATGCACTGACTTATTGGGAGAAGGCCTCCAAAGATGCTCAGGGACGTAAGAACATAGAACTGAAGCTTAAGATGTACGAATGCTACATTGCAGCCGGCAAGCGTGATCAGGCTGTAGACATATTGAAAGATGTGCTTTCCTACGATAAGTATAACCAGAAAGCACTCACTTCACTTGCACAGTATTACGTTAATCAGAAAGACGGCACAGCGCTTACCGAACTGCTCAGAAAGTACAAAGGAACCGATGGTGAAAAGCATCTGAAAGAATATGAAGTATCAATGCCATCGGCTTCTGAAGCATCAGGTAAGTATGATAAAGTACTTGAACTTGAACTTAAGTCAGAGAATTCATATAAGATTTATTACACAACTGACGGTCTGGCTGTAACAACAAAAAGTACTGAATATACACAGCCGGTAAGAATAGAAAGCGGCAAGACTACTGTTAAGGCTGTTGCTGTAGATAATATCGGTACAATGAGTTACGAACTTGAACTTAAATTTGATGTTGATTACAAGGGGCCGGATGCGCCTGCTGTAACCCCTGTAACCGGCACGTATGATGCAGGTACCAGAATAGAGATAACTAATATTCCCGATGGAGCAAGTGCTTATTACACGCTCGACGGCAAGACACCTACCAGGGATTCCACGCTCTACACCGAGGCAGTAAGCATGCCTGAAGGTAATACTGTGTTCTCGGCAATAATAATAGATCAGTATAATATGTCCAGTTCTGTCACAAAGCGTAATTATAATGTCGGAGTATCAACTAAGTACACATTCGATGAGGCTGTTGACAGACTTAAAGTTGCCATGACAGCCAGACATGACCTTAACAAAGACGGTACATCTGCCGATGGAGGTCAGGCAAAGTTCACATATTACAAAAAGACCTCAATTGCCAATGTAGAGATGTATATTACATTTTATGACATTGTAAAGAATGGTGTCACAACGAGACAGACTTATTACTTTGGAATAGATGTGGCTACAGGAAAGTGTTACAAGGTATATGACCAGAACGGAACTCTTATTGCCACAGAATACTAA
- a CDS encoding sulfide/dihydroorotate dehydrogenase-like FAD/NAD-binding protein, giving the protein MYKILKAEKLADKIFLMDVEAPRIAKHCQPGQFIIAKIDERGERIPLTICDYDRDNGIITIVFQIVGASTYKMSQLQTGDSFADFVGPLGQSSEWIHEDLETLKNKKMLFVAGGVGTAPVYPQVKWLHEHGIDADVIVGSKTKDLLILEDKMREVAGNLYVTTDDGSYERKGMVTEVIKDLVQNQGNKYDVCIAIGPMIMMKFVCLLTKELEIPTIVSMNPIMVDGTGMCGACRLSVGGEIKFACVDGPEFDGHKVDFDQAMKRQQQYKTAEGRAMLAAQEGDTHHGGCGQCN; this is encoded by the coding sequence ATGTACAAGATTCTTAAGGCTGAAAAGCTGGCAGACAAAATTTTTCTTATGGATGTTGAAGCTCCAAGAATTGCAAAGCATTGCCAGCCGGGACAGTTCATTATCGCTAAAATTGATGAGAGAGGAGAGCGAATTCCATTAACTATCTGTGATTATGACAGAGATAACGGAATAATCACAATTGTATTCCAGATAGTAGGTGCATCTACATATAAGATGTCACAGCTTCAGACCGGTGACTCATTTGCTGATTTTGTAGGTCCACTTGGACAGTCAAGTGAGTGGATTCATGAAGATCTTGAGACACTTAAGAATAAGAAGATGCTTTTTGTAGCCGGCGGTGTTGGTACTGCACCTGTATATCCTCAGGTAAAGTGGCTTCATGAGCATGGCATTGATGCTGATGTAATAGTTGGCTCCAAGACAAAGGATCTCCTTATCCTTGAAGACAAGATGAGGGAAGTTGCCGGTAACCTCTATGTTACAACCGATGACGGAAGCTATGAGCGCAAGGGCATGGTAACAGAAGTAATAAAAGACCTTGTTCAGAATCAGGGTAACAAATATGATGTATGTATTGCAATCGGGCCTATGATTATGATGAAGTTTGTATGTCTCCTTACAAAAGAGCTGGAGATTCCGACAATTGTATCCATGAATCCTATTATGGTAGATGGAACCGGAATGTGTGGTGCATGCCGTCTCAGCGTTGGCGGTGAAATAAAGTTTGCATGTGTTGACGGACCTGAGTTTGATGGTCATAAGGTAGATTTTGATCAGGCGATGAAGCGCCAGCAGCAGTATAAGACCGCTGAAGGCAGGGCGATGCTTGCAGCTCAGGAAGGCGACACACACCATGGCGGCTGTGGTCAGTGCAACTAA
- the gltA gene encoding NADPH-dependent glutamate synthase: MDVLKKVPVREQAPDVRNHNFEEVCLGYNKEEAVEEAARCLNCKNAQCVKGCPVSINIPEFIHNVKEGNIEEAYRVIGQSSALPAICGRVCPQESQCEGKCIRGIKGEAVSIGKLERFVADWARENDIKPEKAASKNGKRVAVIGSGPSGLTCAGDLAKLGYDVTIFEALHEAGGVLVYGIPEFRLPKDTVVKHEIENVKSLGVEIDTNVVIGKSVTIDQLLDEEGFDAVFIGSGAGLPRFMGIPGENANGVFSANEYLTRNNLMKAFKTDYDTPIAAGTKVAVVGGGNVAMDAARTALRLGAEVHIVYRRSEAELPARAEEVHHAKEEGIVFDLLTNPTEILVDENGWVKGMKCIRMELGEPDASGRRRPVEIEGSEFELDLDTVIMALGTSPNPLISSTTKGLETNKRACIVADEEFGRTSKEGVFAGGDAVTGAATVILAMGAGKAAAKGIHEYLSNK, translated from the coding sequence ATGGACGTATTAAAGAAAGTTCCGGTCAGAGAGCAGGCTCCTGATGTCAGAAATCATAATTTTGAAGAAGTATGCCTTGGATATAACAAAGAAGAGGCAGTGGAGGAAGCAGCAAGATGTCTTAACTGCAAGAATGCACAGTGCGTAAAAGGATGTCCTGTATCAATTAATATTCCTGAATTTATTCATAATGTCAAGGAAGGCAATATTGAGGAAGCTTACAGGGTAATCGGTCAGTCTTCAGCACTTCCTGCAATCTGTGGACGTGTCTGCCCTCAGGAGAGCCAGTGCGAAGGCAAATGTATCAGAGGAATCAAAGGCGAAGCTGTATCAATCGGTAAGCTTGAGCGATTTGTTGCTGACTGGGCACGCGAGAATGATATCAAGCCTGAAAAGGCAGCATCAAAGAATGGCAAGCGCGTAGCTGTAATAGGTTCAGGTCCTTCAGGACTTACATGTGCCGGCGATCTTGCAAAGCTTGGATATGACGTAACAATATTTGAGGCGCTCCATGAGGCCGGCGGTGTTCTTGTATATGGTATACCTGAATTCCGTCTCCCTAAGGATACCGTGGTTAAGCATGAGATTGAGAATGTTAAGAGCCTTGGTGTCGAGATTGACACTAATGTTGTAATCGGAAAGTCTGTAACAATCGACCAGCTTCTTGATGAAGAAGGATTTGACGCTGTATTTATCGGTTCAGGTGCAGGTCTTCCAAGATTCATGGGAATTCCTGGTGAGAATGCCAATGGTGTATTCTCTGCTAACGAGTACCTTACACGTAACAACCTTATGAAAGCATTCAAGACAGATTATGATACACCTATTGCTGCCGGTACAAAGGTAGCTGTAGTAGGCGGTGGTAATGTTGCCATGGATGCAGCAAGAACAGCATTAAGACTTGGTGCAGAAGTACATATTGTATACAGAAGAAGTGAAGCCGAGCTTCCTGCAAGAGCAGAAGAAGTACATCACGCTAAGGAAGAGGGTATTGTATTTGATCTTCTTACTAATCCTACAGAGATTCTTGTTGACGAGAACGGCTGGGTTAAAGGCATGAAGTGTATAAGAATGGAGCTTGGTGAGCCTGATGCATCAGGAAGAAGAAGACCTGTCGAGATTGAAGGCTCAGAATTCGAGCTTGACCTTGATACAGTAATCATGGCACTCGGTACATCACCTAACCCGTTGATTTCATCAACAACTAAGGGACTTGAGACTAATAAGAGAGCATGTATAGTTGCTGACGAAGAATTCGGAAGGACAAGTAAGGAAGGCGTATTCGCCGGCGGTGATGCAGTTACAGGTGCCGCCACAGTAATACTTGCCATGGGTGCAGGTAAAGCTGCTGCCAAGGGTATTCACGAATATCTTTCAAATAAGTAA
- a CDS encoding NAD(P)/FAD-dependent oxidoreductase: MYTNHIVVIGAGASGLMAAISAAGRLRETASSTDVILLEHNDRAGRKILQTGNGRCNLTNTYINPKCYQNDNTDFVMNIIREFTPDNTIEFFNTIGVLTRIRSMSSKDANPAAGYVYPHSDQASTVADSLTREAQRLGVVIIYEADVTGISAAGDSGSAGLWEVSYKLNDELRSIRASKVIIAAGSKASPKSGSDGSGYRLARQLGHRIIRPLPALVQLESSCQLCKNIAGVRQDAAIRLESDSGVTAKARGEIQFTDYGCSGIPVFQVSRHAVRALSEGREVTACIDLLPDMTTEHINAFIRASAAHNSQSTLLDAIAGMLNMKLAKAMLDSLGIKYRFLACNCNERDINVISHLIKEFRMQLTGYKSFENAQICIGGVSLEDVNGRTLESKLAHGIYFCGEILDVDGICGGYNLQWAWSSGHLAGIMAAQDQLRTERRNQ; this comes from the coding sequence ATGTATACAAACCATATTGTTGTAATAGGTGCGGGTGCATCAGGTCTTATGGCCGCAATATCAGCTGCAGGCAGATTGCGTGAGACTGCTTCATCCACTGATGTTATACTGCTTGAACATAATGATCGTGCCGGGCGCAAGATACTCCAGACCGGCAATGGAAGATGTAATCTGACTAATACTTATATTAATCCAAAATGCTATCAGAATGATAATACAGATTTTGTAATGAATATAATCAGGGAATTTACTCCCGATAATACTATAGAATTTTTTAATACAATCGGTGTGCTTACCAGGATACGGTCTATGAGTTCAAAAGACGCCAATCCGGCTGCTGGATATGTCTATCCCCACTCAGATCAGGCTTCTACAGTTGCTGATTCTCTGACAAGAGAAGCACAACGGCTTGGTGTTGTTATTATATATGAGGCTGATGTCACAGGAATATCTGCTGCGGGAGATAGTGGCTCTGCCGGTTTATGGGAAGTAAGCTACAAGCTTAATGATGAATTGCGCAGCATAAGAGCTTCAAAAGTAATAATTGCTGCCGGTTCCAAGGCTTCACCCAAGTCAGGCTCCGATGGGAGCGGATACAGGCTTGCCAGGCAGCTTGGTCATCGTATAATCCGTCCTCTTCCGGCACTTGTACAGCTTGAATCATCCTGCCAGCTATGCAAAAATATTGCAGGTGTGAGGCAGGATGCCGCTATACGGCTTGAATCTGATTCCGGCGTGACTGCCAAAGCCAGAGGTGAGATACAGTTCACTGATTACGGATGTTCCGGAATACCCGTGTTTCAGGTAAGCAGACACGCTGTCAGAGCTTTGTCTGAAGGCAGGGAGGTAACTGCATGTATAGATCTGCTGCCTGACATGACAACAGAACATATTAATGCTTTTATCCGTGCATCAGCTGCCCATAATTCTCAAAGCACACTGCTTGATGCAATTGCGGGAATGTTGAACATGAAGCTTGCAAAAGCGATGCTGGACAGCCTTGGAATAAAGTACCGCTTTTTGGCATGCAATTGCAATGAAAGGGATATTAACGTAATATCGCATCTTATAAAGGAATTCCGGATGCAGCTTACCGGATACAAATCATTTGAAAATGCGCAGATCTGCATTGGTGGTGTCAGTCTTGAAGATGTCAACGGACGTACTCTCGAATCAAAGCTCGCACATGGAATATATTTTTGCGGAGAGATACTTGATGTTGATGGGATATGCGGAGGATATAATCTTCAATGGGCGTGGAGTTCAGGACATCTTGCAGGAATAATGGCTGCACAGGACCAACTGCGAACAGAAAGGCGGAATCAGTAG